TGGTGGTGGGGAATACCTTCTTCCTCATCACATGCAATAATTGGTGGTCTTGTGGGTGCTGCAATTGCCGCAACAAAATCACTTGCCGATATAAATTGGATAGGATTTGTCAAAAAGATTGTTCTTCCTTTGATTGTCTCTCCTATCTTAGGTTTTGTTTTTGGATACCTATTTATGATGATTCTTTACATATTGTTTGCCAAAGTACATCCAACAATTGTGAATAGATACTTTTCAAAGTTCCAAATACTCTCTGCAATGTGGATGGCATATAGTCATGGTTCAAACGACGCCCAAAAATCCATGGGAATAATAACTATGGCGCTGGTAGGCAGTGGAATCTTAAATGAGTTTGTTGTACCTGACTGGGTTAAATTTACCTGTGCTCTCGCTATGGCTCTCGGTACATCAGTAGGTGGCTGGCGAATAATTAAAACAATGGGAATAAAGATAATAAAACTTGCACCAATAAACGGCTTTGCAGCAGAAACTGGTGCAGCTTTAACAATCCAGTTTGCAACTCATATTGGCGCACCAGTTTCCACCACTCATGTCATCTCATCCTCTATTATGGGGGTAGGTGCATGTAAAAAGTTTTCAGCTGTTAGATGGGGGGTTGCAAGAAATATTGTTATTGCATGGGTTTTGACAATTCCAATGTGTGCTCTATTGGGAGCTATCATTTCTATACTAATCAGCTGGATAGCATAACTATAAATAAGGCTGGCCTATTGATGTGGGTCAGCCTTTTTTACAATTGGAATTGTTACCGTAAACTCACTGCCTATACCTTCCTGGCTTTCAACCCAAACTTTTCCTCCATAAAGCTCTACTATGTGCTTTACAATAGAAAGACCCAAGCCTGTGCCTCCAAACTTTCGGGACCTTCCCTTATCCACTCTGTAAAATCTTTCAAATATCCTCTCAATTTCCTTTTCAGGAATTCCAATTCCTGTATCCTTAACCTTTATAACAATTAAGTTATCTAATTTCTCTACAGTCACCCATACTTTCCCATTTTCTTTGTTATAAACAATTGCATTATCTATTAAATTTATAAAAATCTGCTTTAGCCAATCGCGATATATGTTCATCTCAAGACCCTCTTGGACCTTTATATCAAGTTGAATATTCTTCTTCTCAGCTTTTATTTTTAAAAGTTCGATAATCTCAAGCACAACTTCTTTAACCACCACTTTTTCTTCTAAAATGGGCATTGCCGCATTCTCTATTTCCGAAAGATAGAGAAGATCATTTATAAGTCTCACAAGCCTTTCTACCTCAACCTCAATAATGTTGAGAAACTTAATAGCAACATCTTTATCATCAATTGCACCATCTTTAAGTGTTTCTACAAAACCCTTTATTGAAGTAAGTGGTGTTTTGAGTTCATGCGATACATTTGCCACAAAGTCAGACCGAATTCTTTCTAACTTTTTCAAAAAGGTAATATCACTTAATATTAAAAGTATACCTTCTTTATTGTCTTCATATGAAATTTTCTTCTTATTTATTTTCAGAAACTTTGTTTTATTATTGATACTAATTTCAATCTCCTTTTCATTTATATCCTGTTGGAAAAGAAACTCGAAAAGTTCATATACTCGGACGCATTCAAGTAAACTAAATCCAACTTTGAGGTTAGTTTCAAGAATGTTTTCTGCTCCCCTGTTGAACGTAAGTATTCTTTTATTCATATCAAAAAAGATTATACCAATGTCTAATGAGTCTAAAAGAGAAGTGAGCCTTTTTCTTAATATATTAGATTCGCCAATCTTTTCCTCCAAAAGCTGATACATCTTTGAAAAGCTAAGACTAAGCCACTTCAAATCTTTTGGACTTTTCACATCTTGAATGCTAAACTTTTCAAGTCCTTCTGAAATAAGCGAAATCAGGCCTTTTAACGGTTGATATAAAACAGATGAGATTCCTATTGCCAAGGCTATACCCAGAAAAATACACATCACTGCAAATTTTAGAGTATTTAATAAAACCTTTTTTAAGATTGTGTCTACTTTGTCAAGAGGAACTGAAACTCTTATAAACATTAATGTATTGTAAATTTTAACTTTTTTTGCTGCATACAAAAAGTAATGCCCCAGTGTTTTGCTCCTTCTCATCGAAAACTCTACTTTTCCAAAAACTCTATTGGCATTTGCAATCTCTGGTCTTTTTAAGTGATTTTCCATTTTCTTTACATTTGCTTCAGAGTCGTAAAGAACAACCCCACTGCTACCAACAATAGTTACTCTAAAATCGCCCTTGTTATAGATATTATTCAGTTTATCAACACCAAAAGAATAAATGTATTTTTCAACTTCATTTATTTTTGCAACAAGCCACTTTTTGTTTTCCTCTATATATATGTTTTTATAAGTCTCATATGAAAGAATTCCTTGAAGAAGTGTTATAACTACCACAACTAATATAGTATAACCAAAAAGCTTCGACCTCATGCTTTACTCAGACCTTTCATTAAACCTGTAACCCACGCCTCTAACTGTTTCTATGTATCGTGGATTTTTCTCATCGTCCTCAAGTTTTCTTCTCAAAAATCGTATGTGTACATCAACCGTTCGTGTGTCTCCATCAAACTCGTATCCCCATACCCTTTGCAAAATAAAGTCTCTGTCCAACACCCTGCCTCTGTT
The sequence above is drawn from the Caldicellulosiruptor bescii DSM 6725 genome and encodes:
- a CDS encoding inorganic phosphate transporter, with protein sequence MHNIPLNLLLIIILALTFDFINGFHDTANAIATSVSTRVLTPRTAIFMSAVFNFFGAMINTKVAKTIGHEIVDPKFVTQNLVLAAVIAAILWDLITWWWGIPSSSSHAIIGGLVGAAIAATKSLADINWIGFVKKIVLPLIVSPILGFVFGYLFMMILYILFAKVHPTIVNRYFSKFQILSAMWMAYSHGSNDAQKSMGIITMALVGSGILNEFVVPDWVKFTCALAMALGTSVGGWRIIKTMGIKIIKLAPINGFAAETGAALTIQFATHIGAPVSTTHVISSSIMGVGACKKFSAVRWGVARNIVIAWVLTIPMCALLGAIISILISWIA
- a CDS encoding sensor histidine kinase, giving the protein MRSKLFGYTILVVVVITLLQGILSYETYKNIYIEENKKWLVAKINEVEKYIYSFGVDKLNNIYNKGDFRVTIVGSSGVVLYDSEANVKKMENHLKRPEIANANRVFGKVEFSMRRSKTLGHYFLYAAKKVKIYNTLMFIRVSVPLDKVDTILKKVLLNTLKFAVMCIFLGIALAIGISSVLYQPLKGLISLISEGLEKFSIQDVKSPKDLKWLSLSFSKMYQLLEEKIGESNILRKRLTSLLDSLDIGIIFFDMNKRILTFNRGAENILETNLKVGFSLLECVRVYELFEFLFQQDINEKEIEISINNKTKFLKINKKKISYEDNKEGILLILSDITFLKKLERIRSDFVANVSHELKTPLTSIKGFVETLKDGAIDDKDVAIKFLNIIEVEVERLVRLINDLLYLSEIENAAMPILEEKVVVKEVVLEIIELLKIKAEKKNIQLDIKVQEGLEMNIYRDWLKQIFINLIDNAIVYNKENGKVWVTVEKLDNLIVIKVKDTGIGIPEKEIERIFERFYRVDKGRSRKFGGTGLGLSIVKHIVELYGGKVWVESQEGIGSEFTVTIPIVKKADPHQ